The following coding sequences are from one Lipingzhangella halophila window:
- a CDS encoding OsmC family protein translates to MTDKTHHYEVRTRWTGETGAGTATYRGFERAHDIEADGRPALQGSADSAFRGDPGRWNPELFLVAALSECHMLSYLALAPAAGVNVLGYTDTASGSMVTHATASGEFTEVVLRPHVTVAEEAMAGAAAELHKKANEKCFIARSVNFPVRHEPTITVADSD, encoded by the coding sequence GTGACTGACAAGACCCACCACTACGAGGTGCGCACCCGCTGGACTGGTGAAACCGGGGCGGGCACGGCGACGTACCGCGGGTTCGAGCGCGCGCACGACATCGAGGCCGACGGAAGGCCCGCGCTGCAGGGCTCGGCCGACTCCGCCTTCCGCGGCGACCCCGGCCGCTGGAACCCCGAACTGTTCCTGGTCGCCGCGCTCAGCGAGTGCCACATGCTGTCGTACCTGGCGCTCGCCCCGGCGGCCGGTGTCAACGTGCTGGGCTATACCGACACGGCGAGCGGGAGCATGGTGACGCACGCCACCGCCTCGGGCGAGTTCACCGAGGTCGTCCTGCGGCCGCACGTGACAGTGGCCGAGGAGGCGATGGCCGGTGCCGCAGCGGAGCTGCACAAGAAGGCCAACGAGAAGTGCTTCATCGCCCGCTCGGTGAACTTCCCGGTCCGCCACGAGCCAACGATCACGGTCGCGGACAGCGACTGA
- a CDS encoding SOS response-associated peptidase translates to MCGRYAQARSRHDLQLAFDFPETGESDGGDPRTWPPLEELAPDYNVAPGKSVYAVLGTPPGEAEQGGRPAGPQSLRTLRWGLVPFWAKERNIGYKMINARSETVAEKPAFRKAFARRRCLLPADAYYEWQLLPEDAPGTAEPGTSPTTDPGHKRRKSRARKRPFAIRYADGSPLALAGLFERWRDPELPEEDPAAWLWTCAVVTTEAAPELSHIHDRMPIAVPRQGWDTWLDPTAELSVLREVMAATPVHDFAVHQVSDAVSRTRNNGPELLEPVDDAPDPGSGALF, encoded by the coding sequence ATGTGTGGTCGTTACGCGCAGGCGCGCAGCCGGCATGATCTGCAGTTGGCGTTCGACTTCCCGGAGACCGGCGAGTCGGACGGGGGCGACCCTCGGACGTGGCCTCCGCTGGAGGAGTTGGCGCCCGACTACAACGTCGCCCCGGGGAAGTCGGTCTACGCCGTGCTCGGCACGCCGCCCGGCGAGGCGGAGCAGGGCGGGCGTCCGGCCGGGCCGCAGTCCCTGCGCACCCTGCGCTGGGGGCTGGTGCCCTTCTGGGCCAAGGAACGCAACATCGGCTACAAGATGATCAACGCGCGAAGCGAGACCGTCGCCGAGAAACCGGCCTTCCGCAAGGCGTTCGCCCGGCGCCGCTGCCTGCTTCCGGCCGACGCCTACTACGAGTGGCAGCTCCTGCCCGAGGACGCACCGGGGACGGCCGAGCCCGGAACCTCGCCCACCACGGATCCGGGGCATAAGCGCCGCAAGTCCCGGGCGCGCAAGCGCCCCTTCGCGATCCGTTACGCCGACGGCTCCCCGCTCGCTCTCGCGGGCCTCTTCGAACGGTGGCGCGACCCCGAGCTTCCCGAGGAGGACCCCGCCGCCTGGCTGTGGACCTGTGCCGTTGTCACTACGGAGGCCGCGCCGGAACTGAGCCACATCCACGACCGGATGCCGATCGCCGTCCCGCGCCAGGGGTGGGACACCTGGCTCGACCCCACCGCCGAACTGTCCGTACTGCGGGAGGTCATGGCCGCCACGCCGGTGCACGACTTCGCGGTGCACCAGGTCAGCGACGCGGTCAGCCGCACTCGCAACAACGGTCCCGAGCTGCTGGAGCCGGTTGACGACGCGCCGGACCCGGGCAGTGGTGCGCTTTTCTAA
- a CDS encoding DoxX family protein: MAPEQGSEQAVRNQAAANAPGRGMAVALWVLQAVLALFLAFASALPKLIAHPSATETFDRIGYGDWFMYLIGVLELAGAIGLLVPLLSGIAATALSGLMVGAFVYQVTVFEGEFWFTPVILLVLFALIAWGRRDRTARLLTLLAGRT, encoded by the coding sequence ATGGCACCGGAACAGGGGTCCGAACAGGCAGTGCGCAACCAGGCCGCGGCCAACGCTCCCGGGCGCGGGATGGCGGTCGCGCTGTGGGTGCTGCAGGCGGTGCTCGCGCTTTTCCTCGCCTTCGCCAGTGCGCTGCCCAAGCTCATCGCGCACCCGTCGGCGACCGAAACTTTTGACCGGATCGGCTACGGGGACTGGTTCATGTACCTCATCGGCGTCCTGGAGCTCGCCGGTGCCATCGGGCTGCTGGTCCCGTTGCTGTCCGGAATAGCCGCTACCGCCCTCAGCGGCCTCATGGTCGGCGCGTTCGTTTACCAGGTGACCGTGTTCGAGGGCGAGTTCTGGTTCACCCCGGTCATCCTGCTGGTTCTGTTCGCCCTCATCGCCTGGGGACGCCGGGACCGTACGGCGCGGCTGCTCACCCTGCTCGCCGGGCGCACGTGA